From Pseudomonas sp. B21-028, one genomic window encodes:
- a CDS encoding GntR family transcriptional regulator translates to MNEQLQPLKKQPRAGKAGRSGTQDDIVYAHIFEAILEQRLAPGTKLSEEALGEIFGVSRTIIRRALSRLAHEGVVLLRPNRGAVVASPSVEEARQVFMARRLVERAITELAVQHATAEQLAELRQMVSDERDSFSRGDRGAGIRLSGEFHLKLAEAARNAPLISFQRSLVSQTSLIIAQYESGNRSHCSYDEHTQLIDAIEARDATLAVDLMMHHMDHIDSKLNLDEEGASDDLHAVFSHLLQSKKPGRSTAKL, encoded by the coding sequence ATGAACGAACAGTTGCAGCCCCTCAAGAAACAACCGCGAGCAGGCAAAGCCGGCCGCAGCGGAACCCAGGACGATATCGTCTATGCGCATATCTTCGAGGCCATCCTCGAACAACGCCTGGCGCCCGGCACAAAGTTGAGCGAAGAGGCACTGGGGGAGATTTTCGGAGTCAGCCGCACCATCATCCGCCGTGCGCTGTCGCGCCTGGCCCATGAAGGGGTCGTGTTGTTGCGGCCTAATCGCGGCGCGGTCGTTGCCAGCCCGAGTGTCGAGGAGGCGCGCCAGGTGTTCATGGCCCGGCGCCTGGTAGAGCGGGCGATCACTGAGCTGGCGGTGCAGCACGCTACTGCCGAGCAGCTTGCCGAATTACGCCAGATGGTCAGCGACGAGCGCGACAGTTTTTCCCGTGGCGACCGTGGCGCCGGCATCCGTCTGTCGGGTGAGTTCCATCTCAAACTGGCCGAGGCGGCCAGGAATGCCCCGCTGATCAGCTTCCAGCGCAGCCTGGTGTCCCAGACCTCACTGATCATCGCCCAGTATGAAAGCGGCAACCGTTCCCACTGTTCCTACGACGAACACACCCAGTTGATCGATGCCATCGAAGCCCGGGACGCTACCCTGGCGGTGGACCTGATGATGCACCATATGGATCACATCGACAGCAAGCTCAACCTCGACGAGGAGGGTGCCTCGGACGACCTGCACGCGGTGTTTTCGCACCTGCTGCAGAGCAAGAAGCCTGGGCGGTCGACGGCCAAGCTCTGA
- the guaD gene encoding guanine deaminase, producing the protein MPKTRKAYRAALLHSLADPAEVGLEASYEYFEDGLLVVENGQISALGHAHDLLPSLAADIEIAHYPDALITPGFIDTHIHLPQTGMVGAYGEQLLDWLNTYTFPCERQFADPAHAEAVADIFIKELLRNGTTTALVFGSVHPESVNAFFEAAEKLDLRMIAGKVMMDRNAPDYLTDTAESSYTESKALIERWHGKGRLHYAVTPRFAPTSTPEQLALAGQLLEEYPDLYMQTHISENLQEVQWVKALFPERKGYLDVYDHYRLLGERSVFAHGVHLCDDECARLAETGSAIAFCPTSNLFLGSGLFNLPMAEKHKVNVGLGTDVGGGTSFSLLQTLNEAYKVMQLQGARLSPFKSLYLATLGGARALRLEDRIGTLQPGTDADFLVLDYNATPLLSYRLKQARDIAERLFVLMTLGDDRTVAQTYAAGRLVHQR; encoded by the coding sequence ATGCCCAAGACACGCAAAGCCTACCGCGCCGCCCTGCTCCACAGCCTCGCCGACCCGGCCGAAGTCGGCCTCGAAGCCTCTTATGAATATTTCGAGGACGGCCTGCTGGTGGTGGAAAACGGCCAGATCAGCGCCCTCGGCCACGCCCATGACCTGCTGCCAAGCCTGGCGGCGGACATCGAAATTGCCCATTACCCGGACGCGCTGATAACCCCCGGCTTCATCGACACCCACATCCATCTGCCACAAACCGGCATGGTGGGCGCCTATGGCGAACAACTGCTGGACTGGCTCAATACCTACACCTTTCCCTGTGAGCGCCAGTTCGCCGACCCGGCCCACGCCGAAGCCGTAGCCGATATTTTCATCAAGGAGCTGCTGCGCAACGGCACCACCACGGCCCTGGTGTTCGGCAGTGTGCACCCAGAATCGGTGAATGCCTTTTTTGAAGCGGCCGAGAAACTCGACCTGCGGATGATCGCCGGTAAAGTCATGATGGATCGCAACGCCCCGGACTACCTGACCGACACCGCCGAATCCAGCTACACCGAGAGCAAGGCGCTGATCGAGCGCTGGCACGGCAAGGGCCGCCTGCATTACGCCGTGACCCCGCGCTTCGCCCCCACCAGCACGCCGGAGCAGTTGGCGCTGGCCGGTCAGTTGCTGGAGGAATACCCGGATCTGTACATGCAGACCCACATCAGTGAAAACCTCCAGGAAGTGCAATGGGTCAAGGCGCTGTTTCCCGAGCGCAAGGGCTATCTGGACGTCTACGATCACTACCGGTTGCTCGGCGAGCGCTCGGTGTTCGCCCACGGTGTGCACCTGTGCGACGACGAATGTGCACGCCTGGCCGAAACCGGTTCGGCCATCGCGTTCTGCCCCACGTCGAACCTGTTCCTGGGCAGCGGCCTGTTCAACCTGCCGATGGCGGAAAAGCACAAGGTCAACGTGGGGTTGGGCACGGACGTCGGCGGCGGCACCAGCTTTTCGCTGCTACAGACCCTGAACGAAGCCTATAAGGTGATGCAGTTGCAGGGCGCGCGACTGAGCCCGTTCAAATCGCTGTACCTGGCGACCCTCGGCGGCGCCCGGGCCCTGCGCCTGGAAGATCGCATCGGTACCTTGCAGCCGGGCACCGATGCGGATTTCCTGGTGTTGGACTACAACGCTACGCCGCTGTTGAGCTATCGCCTGAAGCAGGCCAGGGACATTGCCGAGAGATTGTTCGTGTTGATGACGCTGGGGGATGACCGGACGGTGGCGCAGACCTATGCGGCTGGCAGGTTGGTGCATCAGCGCTAG
- the xdhC gene encoding xanthine dehydrogenase accessory protein XdhC, protein MYNWISALADLQTRGEPCVLVTIIEELGSTPRNAGSKMVISASQTFDTIGGGHLEYKAMEIARQMLASGQQGTHLERFSLGASLGQCCGGVTVLLFEPMGQVQAQIAVFGAGHVGRALVPLLASLPCRVRWIDSREAEFPEQLPHGVEKIVSEDPLDEVDDLPAGSYCIVMTHNHQLDLELSAAILKRNDFAYFGLIGSKTKRVKFEHRLRDRGFDSGALQRMRCPMGIGEVKGKLPVEIAISIAGEIIATYNADFGQHTARAEPIAKLLPASRRSQAKS, encoded by the coding sequence ATGTATAACTGGATCAGCGCCCTCGCCGACCTGCAAACCCGCGGCGAGCCCTGCGTGCTGGTGACGATCATCGAAGAACTCGGCTCGACCCCGCGCAACGCCGGTTCGAAGATGGTCATCAGCGCCAGCCAGACGTTCGACACCATCGGTGGCGGGCACCTGGAATACAAGGCCATGGAGATTGCCCGGCAAATGCTCGCCAGCGGCCAGCAGGGCACGCACCTGGAGCGCTTCAGCCTCGGCGCCAGCCTGGGCCAGTGCTGTGGCGGCGTCACCGTGCTGCTGTTCGAACCCATGGGCCAGGTGCAGGCGCAGATTGCCGTGTTCGGCGCCGGTCATGTCGGCCGGGCCCTGGTGCCGTTGCTGGCGAGCCTGCCTTGTCGGGTGCGCTGGATCGACTCGCGGGAAGCCGAGTTCCCTGAACAACTGCCCCACGGCGTAGAGAAAATCGTCAGCGAAGACCCGCTGGATGAAGTCGATGACCTGCCCGCCGGCAGTTACTGCATCGTCATGACCCACAACCATCAGCTCGATCTGGAGCTGAGCGCGGCGATCCTCAAGCGCAACGACTTCGCCTACTTCGGCCTCATCGGTTCGAAGACCAAGCGGGTCAAGTTCGAACACCGCCTGCGCGATCGCGGCTTCGACAGCGGCGCTTTGCAACGCATGCGTTGCCCGATGGGCATTGGCGAAGTCAAAGGCAAATTGCCTGTGGAAATCGCCATCTCCATCGCCGGCGAAATCATCGCCACCTATAACGCGGATTTCGGCCAGCACACCGCCCGCGCCGAACCCATCGCCAAGCTGCTGCCGGCCTCGCGTCGCAGCCAAGCCAAATCCTGA
- the xdhB gene encoding xanthine dehydrogenase molybdopterin binding subunit: MSNHHAVEKTQAELSKLFARDLTTGVGRSVKHDSAAKHVTGEAQYIDDRLEFPNQLHVYARLSDRAHARILNIDTTPCYAFEGVRIAITHADIPGLKDIGPLLPGDPLLAIDDVQFVGQPVLAVAARDLETARQAAMAAIIEYEDLEPVLDVVEALRKRHFVLDSHTHQRGDSATALASAEHRIQGSLHIGGQEHFYLETQISSVMPTEDGGMIVYCSTQNPTEVQKLVAEVLGVSMNKVVVDMRRMGGGFGGKETQAASPACLCAVIAHLTGLPTKMRLPRVEDMLMTGKRHPFYIEYDVGFDSNGRLHGIALELAGNCGCSPDLSASIVDRAMFHADNAYYLGDATINGHRCKTNTASNTAYRGFGGPQGMVAIEEVMDAIARHLGLDPLAVRKANYYGKTERNVTHYYQTVEHNMLEEMTAELEESSQYAERREAIRRYNANSPILKKGLALTPVKFGISFTASFLNQAGALIHVYTDGSIHLNHGGTEMGQGLNTKVAQVVAEVFQVEMDRVQITATNTDKVPNTSPTAASSGADLNGKAAQNAAETIKRRLVEFAARQYKVSEEDVEFHNGHVRVRDHILTFEALVQQAYFAQVSLSSTGFYKTPKIYYDRSQARGRPFYYYAYGAACAEVIVDTLTGEYKMLRTDILHDVGASLNPAIDTGQVEGGFIQGMGWLTMEELVWNDKGKLMTNGPASYKIPAVADMPLDLRVRLVENRKNPEDTVFHSKAVGEPPFMLGIAAWCAIKDAVASLGDYRHQPKIDAPATPERVLWGCEQMRGLKAVEVEVAQAEVASL; the protein is encoded by the coding sequence ATGTCTAACCATCACGCCGTAGAAAAGACCCAAGCCGAACTGTCCAAGCTGTTCGCCCGCGACCTGACCACCGGCGTCGGTCGCAGCGTCAAGCATGACAGCGCCGCCAAACATGTGACCGGTGAAGCGCAGTACATCGATGACCGTCTCGAATTCCCTAACCAACTGCACGTGTACGCGCGACTGTCGGACCGCGCCCACGCCCGGATCCTGAACATCGATACCACGCCATGCTACGCCTTCGAAGGCGTGCGCATCGCCATCACCCACGCCGACATTCCCGGCCTCAAGGACATCGGCCCGTTGCTGCCGGGCGATCCGCTGCTGGCGATTGACGATGTGCAGTTCGTCGGCCAACCGGTGCTGGCCGTTGCCGCAAGGGACCTGGAAACCGCACGCCAGGCGGCGATGGCCGCGATCATCGAGTATGAAGACCTGGAACCGGTGCTGGACGTGGTCGAAGCCCTGCGCAAACGGCATTTCGTGCTCGACAGCCACACCCACCAACGGGGTGATTCGGCCACTGCGCTGGCGAGCGCCGAGCATCGCATCCAGGGTTCGCTGCACATCGGCGGCCAGGAGCACTTCTACCTGGAAACCCAGATTTCCTCGGTGATGCCCACCGAAGACGGCGGCATGATCGTCTACTGCTCCACCCAGAACCCCACCGAAGTGCAGAAACTGGTGGCCGAAGTGCTGGGCGTATCGATGAACAAGGTGGTGGTGGACATGCGCCGCATGGGCGGCGGCTTCGGCGGCAAGGAAACCCAGGCCGCCAGCCCGGCCTGCCTGTGCGCGGTGATCGCGCACCTCACCGGCCTGCCGACCAAGATGCGCCTGCCCCGGGTCGAAGACATGCTGATGACCGGCAAGCGCCACCCTTTCTACATCGAGTACGACGTGGGCTTCGACAGCAACGGGCGCCTGCACGGCATCGCCCTGGAACTGGCCGGCAACTGCGGCTGCTCGCCAGACCTGTCGGCGTCGATTGTCGACCGGGCGATGTTCCATGCCGACAATGCCTACTACTTGGGCGATGCGACCATCAACGGCCACCGCTGCAAGACCAACACCGCGTCGAACACCGCTTACCGTGGCTTCGGCGGCCCGCAAGGAATGGTGGCCATCGAAGAAGTCATGGACGCCATCGCCCGGCACCTGGGGCTCGATCCGCTGGCGGTGCGCAAGGCCAACTATTACGGCAAGACCGAGCGCAACGTCACCCACTACTACCAGACCGTTGAGCACAACATGCTCGAGGAAATGACCGCCGAGCTGGAAGAAAGCAGCCAGTACGCCGAGCGGCGCGAAGCGATCCGTCGCTACAACGCCAATAGCCCGATCCTGAAAAAGGGCCTGGCGCTGACACCGGTCAAGTTCGGCATCTCGTTCACCGCCAGCTTCCTCAACCAGGCCGGCGCCCTGATCCACGTCTACACCGACGGCAGCATCCACTTGAACCATGGCGGCACCGAAATGGGCCAGGGCCTGAACACCAAGGTCGCGCAGGTGGTGGCCGAAGTGTTCCAGGTGGAAATGGACCGGGTGCAGATCACCGCGACCAATACCGACAAGGTGCCGAACACCTCACCCACCGCAGCTTCCAGCGGCGCCGACCTGAACGGCAAGGCCGCGCAGAATGCCGCCGAAACCATCAAGCGGCGCCTGGTGGAATTCGCCGCGCGACAGTACAAGGTCAGTGAAGAAGACGTGGAATTCCACAACGGCCATGTGCGGGTCCGCGATCACATCCTGACCTTCGAGGCGCTGGTACAGCAGGCATATTTCGCCCAGGTCTCGCTGTCAAGCACCGGGTTCTACAAGACCCCGAAAATCTACTACGACCGCAGCCAGGCCCGTGGTCGGCCGTTCTACTACTACGCCTACGGCGCGGCGTGTGCCGAGGTGATCGTCGACACCCTCACTGGCGAATACAAGATGCTGCGCACCGACATCCTCCACGACGTCGGTGCCTCGCTGAACCCGGCCATCGACACCGGCCAGGTCGAGGGCGGCTTCATCCAGGGCATGGGCTGGCTGACCATGGAAGAGCTGGTGTGGAACGACAAGGGCAAGCTGATGACCAACGGCCCGGCCAGCTACAAGATCCCGGCCGTGGCCGACATGCCGCTGGACCTGCGGGTCCGGCTGGTGGAGAACCGCAAGAACCCCGAAGACACGGTGTTTCACTCCAAGGCCGTGGGCGAGCCGCCATTCATGCTCGGCATCGCCGCATGGTGTGCGATCAAGGATGCCGTGGCGAGCTTGGGGGATTACCGGCACCAGCCGAAAATCGACGCGCCGGCGACACCGGAACGGGTGTTGTGGGGTTGTGAGCAGATGCGTGGGTTGAAGGCGGTGGAGGTTGAGGTAGCTCAAGCCGAGGTGGCTTCGCTTTAG
- the xdhA gene encoding xanthine dehydrogenase small subunit → MIQFLLNQELRSEHTLDPNLTVLNYLREHVGKSGTKEGCASGDCGACTVVVGELDTDESGRSRIRYRSLNACLTFVSSLHGKQLISVEDLKHQGQLHSVQQAMVDCHGSQCGFCTPGFVMSLFALQKNSDQPDAHKAHEALAGNLCRCTGYRPILAAADQACCGKQPDQFDAREAETIARLKAIAPKETGELNCGDKRCLVPLTVADLADLYDAYPQARLLAGGTDLALEVTQFHRTLPVMIYVGNVAELKRIERFDDRLEIGAATALSDCYEALKAEYPDFGELLQRFASLQIRNQGTLGGNIGNASPIGDSPPLLIALGAQIVLCKGQVRRTLALEDYFIEYRVTARQESEFIEKIIVPRASAEQAFRAYKVSKRLDDDISAVCAAFNLRIDNGVVRDARVAFGGMAAIPKRATHCEAALIGAQWNDSTLERACAALAEDFTPLSDFRASKEYRLLSARNLLRKYFIELQTPHIETRVTAYV, encoded by the coding sequence GTGATCCAGTTTTTACTCAACCAGGAACTCCGTAGCGAGCACACCCTGGACCCGAACCTGACCGTGCTCAACTACCTGCGCGAGCATGTCGGTAAATCCGGCACCAAAGAAGGGTGTGCCAGCGGCGACTGCGGTGCCTGCACCGTGGTGGTGGGCGAATTGGACACGGACGAAAGCGGCCGCTCGCGCATTCGCTATCGCAGCCTCAACGCCTGCCTGACCTTCGTCTCGTCCCTGCACGGCAAGCAACTGATCAGCGTCGAAGACCTCAAGCACCAGGGCCAGTTGCACAGCGTCCAGCAGGCGATGGTCGATTGCCACGGCTCGCAATGCGGCTTCTGCACACCGGGTTTCGTCATGTCGCTGTTTGCCCTGCAAAAGAACAGCGATCAACCTGATGCCCACAAGGCCCACGAAGCCCTGGCCGGCAATCTGTGTCGCTGCACCGGCTACCGACCGATCCTGGCGGCCGCCGATCAGGCCTGCTGCGGCAAACAGCCGGACCAGTTCGACGCCCGCGAGGCCGAGACCATCGCCCGTCTCAAAGCCATCGCGCCCAAGGAAACCGGCGAGCTCAACTGTGGCGACAAACGCTGCCTGGTGCCGCTGACCGTGGCCGACCTGGCCGATCTCTACGACGCCTACCCCCAGGCGCGCCTGCTGGCCGGCGGCACGGACCTGGCCCTGGAAGTCACCCAGTTCCACCGCACCTTGCCGGTGATGATCTATGTGGGTAACGTCGCTGAACTCAAGCGCATCGAGCGTTTCGACGATCGCCTGGAAATCGGTGCCGCCACCGCGTTGTCCGATTGCTACGAGGCCCTGAAAGCCGAGTACCCGGACTTCGGCGAACTGCTGCAACGCTTTGCCTCGCTGCAGATCCGCAACCAGGGCACCCTGGGCGGCAACATCGGCAACGCCTCGCCCATCGGTGACTCTCCGCCTCTGCTGATCGCCCTTGGCGCACAGATCGTGTTGTGCAAGGGCCAGGTCCGTCGCACCCTGGCGCTGGAGGACTACTTCATCGAATACCGGGTCACCGCCCGCCAGGAAAGCGAATTCATCGAGAAGATCATCGTGCCCCGGGCCAGCGCCGAGCAGGCGTTCCGTGCCTACAAGGTGTCCAAGCGCCTGGACGATGACATCTCCGCGGTGTGTGCCGCGTTCAACCTGCGCATCGACAACGGCGTGGTCCGCGATGCCCGCGTGGCCTTCGGCGGCATGGCTGCCATTCCCAAGCGTGCCACGCATTGTGAAGCCGCGTTGATCGGCGCGCAGTGGAACGACAGCACCCTCGAACGCGCCTGCGCCGCCCTGGCCGAAGACTTCACGCCGCTGTCGGACTTCCGCGCCAGCAAGGAATACCGCCTGCTCAGCGCCCGCAACCTGCTGCGCAAATACTTCATCGAACTGCAAACGCCGCACATCGAGACTCGGGTGACCGCTTATGTCTAA
- a CDS encoding GntR family transcriptional regulator, whose amino-acid sequence MTFKAPDSLAEQIAHHLAERIIRGEMKPGERIQEQKVTLALNVSRGSVREALLILERRHLIAILPRRGAHVTELTEHNVRSLCTLMSELYILLGNAVAHGWRDSADMAPFLQIQQRLKEAFARQDIRMFVDESFSVMRAAYPFANNPYLQETVENLQPAMSRAYFLALEQRKAEMSEFLDLFQRLLVAVLARDLPQIRIVLTAYCQRSCDLVVAALTKA is encoded by the coding sequence ATGACGTTCAAGGCCCCGGACAGCCTCGCCGAGCAAATCGCCCATCATCTCGCCGAACGCATCATTCGCGGTGAAATGAAGCCGGGAGAGCGTATCCAGGAGCAGAAGGTCACGCTGGCGCTCAATGTCAGCCGCGGCTCGGTCCGCGAGGCCTTGTTGATCCTGGAACGACGTCACCTGATCGCGATCCTGCCGCGCCGTGGCGCCCACGTCACCGAACTTACCGAACATAATGTGCGCAGCCTCTGTACGCTGATGAGCGAGTTGTACATCCTGCTGGGCAACGCCGTGGCTCACGGTTGGCGGGATTCGGCCGACATGGCGCCGTTCCTGCAAATCCAGCAGCGCCTCAAGGAGGCCTTCGCGCGCCAGGACATCCGCATGTTCGTCGACGAAAGCTTCAGCGTGATGCGTGCGGCTTACCCCTTTGCCAACAACCCGTACTTGCAGGAAACCGTCGAGAACCTGCAACCGGCCATGAGCCGCGCCTATTTCCTCGCCCTGGAACAGCGCAAGGCCGAGATGAGCGAGTTCCTCGACCTGTTCCAGCGCCTGCTCGTCGCGGTGCTGGCCCGTGATCTGCCGCAGATCCGCATTGTGCTGACGGCCTACTGCCAGCGCAGTTGCGATCTGGTGGTTGCCGCCCTGACGAAGGCCTGA